The Mycolicibacterium mucogenicum DSM 44124 genomic sequence CGGGCCATTGAGTGTGAACTGAGGGCGTAGAAGTTCGAGTGAGCGTGTGCATAGGTTCGCAGTCAACACCCTTGCCATCCACGGTTCCGTAGTAGGACCCGAAAACTGGCGTCGGGGCCGCATCATCAGCCATGTCAGGATTCTGATGTGGGGTTCTTCGACTGCAAGTGCATGCTGACCGGCGTCAGCATCGATTTCGTCGGCACCATGGCAGTCGTCCTGCGGCACGCGCCGACCGGTTACGAGCCGGTGAGCCTGGGCCTCTCAGGCGAGTACGACGGTGCCGGCCACTTGGACGGACTGCGTGCGGACCCCGGCACCGAATTGCTGTACGACTTCCTGCAAGGGTGTCTGCACAGCGGTCGATTCGTGACGACCTATGGGTACAACGAATCCGATCTCGACGATTCGTATCGGCTGGATGCCATGTTCGGTCTCATCGAGAACTACTGGATGGAGGACGGGTACCAACAGCCGACGGCTGTGCTCGACGGCGCGCCGCTGGTCTATGCCACCATCGCGCAGCCGATCTGGGACGCCATTGCGACGACCGCCGCGTCGGGCCCAGCCACGCTGCACACCGTCTTCGGTGACAATCCGATCCAGCATGAGATCTACGGCGCTCACGCGGTGGAGGTGGATGCGCAACTGCAGGAACTGGCGCGGATCGCCGATTTCGTGAGTGCCCGTGGGTTGCGGTGGGCGCAGCCCTTCGACCCCGAGCAACGCTACCCGACCGATGGTGAACAGCGGGGCGACGACCAGAACGCCGCGTACGTCGCGCAGGCGCGCCTCGACTACAGCGACAGTCCTGCCCTGCTCGCCGGGCTGGACGACTATGTGGCCAGGCTCGCGGCAGTGGGCTTGACGTGAACCGATTGGCTACGCCGACGCGGTAACCGGCAGCGGCGCATCGACTTTCGCCGGTGCGACGGTACGAACCGCGACGAGGCACCCGATCGCGATGGCAAAGCACAGCACCGTGTACCACAGGCTGCCGATCGGATCCCCGTGCGCGGTAACGCCGTTGGCCGCGCCGAAGTACGCGGGCAGTGCGCTGATCCAGAGCCCCGCCATGACCACGAGATAGGCGACGGCGTAGCCGATCAACCACGGCGGGCTGACGTAGCGCGGTTCGGTCGGGCTGGTCACCGTGCCGCGCAGCCGGCGCCACTGGGTGACCAGCGCCCAGATCGCCACGGCGCACACCGCCACCAGTTCGGCCGCGTAGGCGATGCCGCCTGCGGTGCTGCTACCGGTGACACCGCCGATGACTGTTGCGGGCAGCGGCAAGATCGCGGTGCCCAGCGAAGCCAAGACCCCGGCCACCACCGTGCGCCAGAGGATTTCGAAACCGGTGAATCGGCGGCCCCGGTCGGCGTGCCGGCCCACGAAGAACTGCACGCACAGCGCCAGCGACATCGGCCACAGCGCGGCGAAGACCACCACGCTGGGCAGCGGCACGGAGTCGAACATCGGCTGGTTCATCGGGTTCTGCACCGACCATTCCCACCACCGCAGCTGCGGGCCGAGGTGGTCGAAGATCTCGTAGAACGCGTGGTGGACAAACCCGACGCAGACGGCGCCGACCAGCGTGCCGTATCGCCGGAAAACCTCTAGGCTGCGGACGATTTCGAACGCGACGGTCGCCATCATCGGATAGATCGCGACGATGTACAGCGGCAGTCTGCCCCACAGGAAGTCCACCGTGAACACGTTGTGCGCGAACATGGTGTCGACGCGGTCGGCGATGCCGAAGGCCGCCGGGAAGTACAGCGGCGGCTCGATGATCAGTAGGTAGGCCACCGCACCGAACCACAGTGCGATGTTGGTGGCGTCACCGTGGCGACGCAGCCGGATGATCGCGTAGACCAGGGTCAGCACCGCGCCGGTGATGACCGTCAGCTCGAGGACCGGCAGGGTCCAGTTCTCGAGCTGTAGGGGATTGCGGACCTCGAGCAGGCCGCCGGCCGTGTCGCAGGAAAAGCCAAGGCGCCCGGCAAGATCGGCGAACGTCGGGGAACACAGGTCAGACATGGGCACTCTGCTTTCCGGCGGTGTACCAGTGGGTGACGTCGTAGCCGGCGTCGTAGCGTTCGAACCACTCGGCCGCGAGGGCGGGCAGCTTCTCGTTCTCCGGGTTGTGGCCCGGGATCTGGCTGCGGACGATGCCCGACAGCGCCACCAACTGCTCACGGACCGGCAGATCGTGGAACGCGCTCGTGAACGGCCCGAAGTCCGGGATTCGTCCCAGCCGCTTCAGGATCGTGTTCTTGCGGCGCTCGAGCGCGAACGCCGACAGCGCGTCGACCTTGCGGACCTCCAGCGGCAGATGCTTGTTGAACCCATTGCACGCCATCCGCACGCAATCCATCACATGCTTGAAGATCGACGGCGCCACCCGCATGCGGTACCACGGATCGTCGACGAGGCCGTTGTAGATGATGAGTGCCGAGCTCCGGTGCTCGACCTCTTCGACGAAATGCCACAAGAACAGTGACGCGACGCGGTCGTCGCCGGGCGCGAACAACGTGTCGTCGTGGTCGAGCATCAATTTGAAGACGGGCGTGAACGTCGCCTCCAGGTCGGCGGTGTAGGCCAGCCGATATTTGAGGGGCTTGTTGGCGACGAGGTCGTCGAACGCGGCGATCACCTCGTCGAGCGTCTCCTTGAGCTCCGGGTGGGCCTTGATGAGGCCGCGCGCATGGGCCCTGTGGGCCATCGAATGCTGCCCCTCCTGGCGGACGAAGGCGTCGGCCTCTTCGGCGATCACCGGGTCGGTCAGCAGTGGCTTGGCCTCGGCCATGGTGCTGACGATCATCTTCTCGAACGCAATCGCCAAGAAGGACACGGCATTTGCCATGGCAGAGAACGCGGGATTGGTCTCGTTCCAGAGGAACGGCACGGGGTGGTCCGCGAAAGCGAACCGCATCTTGCGGACCTGGAGGTCGGTCACTGGGCACCTCGATCAGTAATCATACAAACTATGTCGCTTGTGTATGGTTACAGTGTTGGCCAACATCCGTCAATGCCCGGGTCGATGTCGGCCGTGTACCGTCCGGCGAATGGCACGCAAACGTCGCGGTTGGGGTGGGGAGCCGCCCGCCGATGACGACGAGGCGACCCGCCGCATCGTTGCCGCGGCAGTCGAACTGCTGTCCACCACGGGCACCGCGATCACCATCGCCGATGTGGCCGAGTCGCTCGGCGTCATCCGGCAGACGGTGTACCGGTACTTCCCGACGGCCGACGAACTCATGCGCGCCGCAGCCATCGCCTCGGTCGCAGGGTTTTTGGATCAGCTCAGCGAGCACGTGCGGGGGATTCACGATCCCGCCGACGCGATGACCGAAGGCGTCCTCTACACACTCGACGCGGTGGCCCGGACGCCGCACCTGGGCATCCTGATGTCGGCGCCGTACGTCAGCGCGCACAGCAGTGACATGGCGTCTGCCGAGGCGCAGGACTTCGGCATGCAGATGATCACCCGGTTCGATGTCGACTGGGCCAGTTACGGATACGACGATGCGGCGCTGCGCGAACTGGTCGAGTTCACGCTGCGCATCATGCTGTCCTACTTCCTCGCGCCGGCGGGGGACGGGCGCACTCCCGACGAGTTGCGGTCCTTCATCCGGCGGTGGCTGGGCGCGGCGATCCTGGGGCAACAACCTGCCCGCTGATCGATCGGTGGCGATAACAGCCGGTCAGGGCTAGTTTGTGTTCGTATGCGCACTTATCTGTCCACTCGTCGTTTGATGGCCGCTGCCGGCGGCGCCGCCCTCCTTGCGATGGGCGTGCTCACCGCGGGTTGTAGCAGCAACGGCGGGCAGTCGCCGTCGACCACCACCACAACGACGACGACCTCGTCGCCGTCTCCATCGGCGACGCCGACGGAGAAGAGCATCAGCCCCACCGGCGGCAACCTGTTCAGTCCGGGCGTCACCGCACCGGGCGCGCCGACCGTGGCACCGGGTCTGCATCCGGGTCTCAACGGCAACAACTGACCGTCGGCGAAAATCGGCTCCTGGAAACATCTTTGAGCCACTAGGCTCGCAGGATGACTCGCCCCACTCTGCGTGAACTGTCCAGCCTGCCTGTCGAACCGGTCCGCCTCGCGGACTCGGCTCTGGTTCTGATCGACTGCCAGAACACCTACACGCAAGGGGTGATGGAGCTCGAGGGCGTGCAGGACGCGCTCGATGAGGCCGCCGCACTGCTCGACCGTGCCCGCACGGCCGGCATCCCCGTCATCCACATCCAGCACGACGACGGGCCGGGCTCGCTGTACGACATTGGGGGCGAGTCCGGCGCGATCGTTGACCGGGTGGCGCCGCGCGGCGACGAGCCGGTGATCGTCAAGCAGTACCCGAACTCGTTCGTACAGACCGATCTCGATGAGCGGCTCAAGGCGCTGGGCGCGTCGAACCTGGTGCTCGCCGGCTTCATGACGCACATGTGCGTGAACTCCACCGCCCGCGGCGCGTTCAGTCTCGGCTACGCGCCGACGGTCGTGGCCGCCGCGACGGCGACGCGCACCCTGGCCGGGCCCGACGGCCAGGCAGTACCGGCCGCGGCACTGCAGGCGGCGAGCCTCGCCGGCCTGGCTGATCTGGTCGCGGTGGTGGCGCCCAACGTCGCAGCTATTCCGGACTAATCCGGCCCGGAATGGCATGATTGGCTGATGCGGATGTCAGCCAAGGCGGAGTACGCCGTCCGCGCCATGGTCGAACTGGCCGCCGCCGACACGGGTGTGCTGGTGAAAACCGACGACCTGGCCAAGGCGCAGGGCATCCCCGCGCAGTTCCTCGTCGACATCCTGACCAACCTGCGTACCGACCGTCTGGTGCGCAGCCACCGCGGCCGCGACGGCGGCTACGAGCTGGCCCGGCCGGCCGCGGACATCAGCATCGCCGACGTCCTGCGCTGCATCGACGGTCCGCTGGCGAGCGTCCGGGACATCGGGCTCGGCGACCTGCCGTACTCCGGGCCGACGGCGTCGCTCACCGATGTGTGGCGCGCCCTGCGCGCCAGCATGCGCTCGGTGCTCGAACAGACCAGCCTCGCCGACGTGGCCACCGGCAAGCTCCCGGACCACGTCAGCACGCTGGCGGGGGACTACCGCACCCAGGAAGCCCGCCGCGGCCACTAACTTCTTTCCCGCGAGCGGCCGTGTTTGTACGCCGACACACCGTGATTCGCGTGCAATTTCGTCGCGCTCGCGGCGCATGACTGGCCGCTGAATGCTCGCCCGTGCTCAGCCGCCTGAGCCGTACGGCCGGGTGATGATCTCCAGGTAATGCCCGCTGGGATCCTGGAAGTAGACGCCCCGGCCACCGTCGTTGCGATTGATCTCGCCGGGATGCTGACCGCGCGGATCGGCCCAATGTTGCAGTCCGCGTTCACGAATCCGGTCGTAGATCGCGGTGAATTCCTCCTCCGACACCAGGAAGGCATAGTGCTGGGGGACGACCTTGGTGCCCTCCGGGACTTGGGCGAAATCGAGGCTGACGCCGTGGTTCAGTTCGACGGCGAGGAATAGCCCGCCTTCTTGGGCGGGAGGCAAACCGAAGAGCTCGGTGAAAAAAGTGGCCGCGGCCGAGCGGTCGGTCGAGTGGACGATGGTGTGGTTGAAGGTGATGGCCATATCCCTCCGTTCTACCCGTTCACGTGCGTCGCGTCACTGCCGGTGTGGGCGGCCCCTGCCTGTCATGATCTAGGTATGGCGTTCGACCTGCGTGAGCTGGCAGTTCCGGTGATCGTCGCGCCGATGGCCGGCGGGCCGTCGACGCCCGAGCTGGCCGCGGCGGGTTCGACGGCCGGTGGCCTGGGATTCGTGGCGGCCGGCTACCTGACGGCCCAGACGCTCGCCGACCGCATCACCGCCGCACGCGCGCTGACCACCGGCCCGCTGGGCGTGAATCTCTTTGCCTCGCAGCCCAGTACCGTCGAGGCGCGAGAGATCGAGCGGTACGCGACTGAACTCGCCGGTGAAGCCACCCGCTACGGGGCCGCGCTCGGCGATCCGACATTCAACGATGACGACTGGGCGGCCAAGCTCGACGTCGTCGCCGACCTGCGGCCCGACGTCGTGTCCTTCACCTTCGGCGGGCCCACCGCCGACGAGTGCGCGCGGTTGCGGCAGGCCGGTATCACCACGGTCGCAACCGTCACCACCGCGAACGAAGCCGCGCAGGCCGTAGCCACGGGTGTCGACGCCCTCGCCGTGCAGGGCCCCGACGCCGGCGGCCACCGCGGCACCTACGACCCGCTGGCCGCGCCCGCCACGCAGCCACTCACCGAACTGCTGGCCGACGTGCTCGCCGCGACGGAACTGCCCGTCGTCGCGGCCGGCGGCCTGATGACCGCCGACGACGTCGCCGCCGTCATCGCCGCCGGTGCGGTGGCCGCACAACTCGGCACGGCGTTTCTGCTCGCCGACGAGTCGGGCTCCAGTCCCGTGCACCGCGCCGCGCTCGTCGATCCGCGGTTCACCGAAACCGTTGTCACGAAAGCTTTCTCGGGGCGCTACGCCCGCGGGCTGCGCAACCGGTTCATCGACGAACACGACGCGCAGGCGCCGCTGGGCTATCCCGAGGTCCACTACCTCACCAGCCCGCTGCGCAAGGCTGCAGTGGCGGCCGGGGATCCGGATGGGACGAACGTCTGGGCGGGCACCGGATTCCGGAAGATCCGGTCAGGTCCGGTCGCCGACATCATGGCCGGGCTCGTGTGAGCGTCGTGAAAGGAGCAGGCATGCGAACCGTTGTCGCGATCCCATTGGCGGTGGCCTGCGCCTGGCCGATCACCGTCGCTCATGCCGACCCCGTCCAGTTACCGCGTTGTGCCACTGCGCAATTGACACCGAGCCTCGGCCCGCCCGACGGTGCTGCCGGGACGACGTTCTATCCGGTGATCCTCAAGAACTCCGGCGACGCCCCGTGCAGCATGTCGGGTTATCCGTCAGTGTCCTTCATCGCGGGCTCCGACAATCATGTGGTCGGCGTGGCCGCCAATCAGGACGCGGAAACCGTCATCGGTGTCGTGGTGATCGAACCAGGCCAGTCCACCGCGGCGAACCTGGGCATCGTCAACGCGGGCAACTTCCCGGCCGACTGTGATGCCGTGCCGGTCAGCGGCTTGCAGGTCAACCTGCCGGGGGATACCGCGCCGATCATCATCGGCCACGCTGATACCGCTTGTGCCAGTACGGCTTACCCAACGCTGCGGGTGGGGCCGTTCACCGGCGCGTAGTGATGGTGATGCTGCCGTCATCGGTCCGTGCGGTGATCTGCGAGACGGCACGGGCCGGGTCCTCGGTCTGCGGCACCCGCACCTGCGCGTGGTCGCCCGCCTGTGCCCGCACCAGGTACGGCCCACCGGTCGGCACGGTGAGGTCGATGTCCGAGTCCCGATTGGTGACCTCGACGGTGCGCGGGGCGACCTCTTTGAAGTCCACGCCGATGTGACCGTCGGTGGACTCGGCGACGAACGCATCGGTGACCACGATCGGGTCGCGGGTCTGGATATCGCCGCTCTGCGTATGGATCTCGATCCGGCGGGCGTTGCCGCCGAGCACGACGGCGCCGTCGGTGTTGTGCACCGTCAGCTGATCCAGGTCGGTCTGGCTCAGCATCACACCGACCTGTTGTTTGGTGGTGACCGAAAGCCGGTGCGCCACATCGGGCGGCAGCGTCACCATGATCTCCCCGGGCGGGCCGAAGTCGAACAGCGGGGACGGTTCACCGGTCACCGTGAGGCTGACGGCGCCGCCGTTGCGGGTGACCTTCAAGGCCTGGTGGTCGTCTTTTGCGGTGTTGAGCAACCGCATCCGGACGCGTGGCTCGTTGACGTTGCGGTCGCTG encodes the following:
- a CDS encoding TetR/AcrR family transcriptional regulator is translated as MARKRRGWGGEPPADDDEATRRIVAAAVELLSTTGTAITIADVAESLGVIRQTVYRYFPTADELMRAAAIASVAGFLDQLSEHVRGIHDPADAMTEGVLYTLDAVARTPHLGILMSAPYVSAHSSDMASAEAQDFGMQMITRFDVDWASYGYDDAALRELVEFTLRIMLSYFLAPAGDGRTPDELRSFIRRWLGAAILGQQPAR
- a CDS encoding DUF4232 domain-containing protein, with translation MRTVVAIPLAVACAWPITVAHADPVQLPRCATAQLTPSLGPPDGAAGTTFYPVILKNSGDAPCSMSGYPSVSFIAGSDNHVVGVAANQDAETVIGVVVIEPGQSTAANLGIVNAGNFPADCDAVPVSGLQVNLPGDTAPIIIGHADTACASTAYPTLRVGPFTGA
- a CDS encoding VOC family protein — protein: MAITFNHTIVHSTDRSAAATFFTELFGLPPAQEGGLFLAVELNHGVSLDFAQVPEGTKVVPQHYAFLVSEEEFTAIYDRIRERGLQHWADPRGQHPGEINRNDGGRGVYFQDPSGHYLEIITRPYGSGG
- a CDS encoding Rrf2 family transcriptional regulator, encoding MRMSAKAEYAVRAMVELAAADTGVLVKTDDLAKAQGIPAQFLVDILTNLRTDRLVRSHRGRDGGYELARPAADISIADVLRCIDGPLASVRDIGLGDLPYSGPTASLTDVWRALRASMRSVLEQTSLADVATGKLPDHVSTLAGDYRTQEARRGH
- a CDS encoding nitronate monooxygenase; this encodes MAFDLRELAVPVIVAPMAGGPSTPELAAAGSTAGGLGFVAAGYLTAQTLADRITAARALTTGPLGVNLFASQPSTVEAREIERYATELAGEATRYGAALGDPTFNDDDWAAKLDVVADLRPDVVSFTFGGPTADECARLRQAGITTVATVTTANEAAQAVATGVDALAVQGPDAGGHRGTYDPLAAPATQPLTELLADVLAATELPVVAAGGLMTADDVAAVIAAGAVAAQLGTAFLLADESGSSPVHRAALVDPRFTETVVTKAFSGRYARGLRNRFIDEHDAQAPLGYPEVHYLTSPLRKAAVAAGDPDGTNVWAGTGFRKIRSGPVADIMAGLV
- a CDS encoding DUF4097 family beta strand repeat-containing protein, which produces MTSNLDTAPLSDAATPPALTPGGRSAMRSLLVVTAVVVTLSAAAGIGGLAWGISSVRVAAETETLPADFSSLTIDTGDLPTAIRITSDRNVNEPRVRMRLLNTAKDDHQALKVTRNGGAVSLTVTGEPSPLFDFGPPGEIMVTLPPDVAHRLSVTTKQQVGVMLSQTDLDQLTVHNTDGAVVLGGNARRIEIHTQSGDIQTRDPIVVTDAFVAESTDGHIGVDFKEVAPRTVEVTNRDSDIDLTVPTGGPYLVRAQAGDHAQVRVPQTEDPARAVSQITARTDDGSITITTRR
- a CDS encoding metal-dependent hydrolase, with translation MTDLQVRKMRFAFADHPVPFLWNETNPAFSAMANAVSFLAIAFEKMIVSTMAEAKPLLTDPVIAEEADAFVRQEGQHSMAHRAHARGLIKAHPELKETLDEVIAAFDDLVANKPLKYRLAYTADLEATFTPVFKLMLDHDDTLFAPGDDRVASLFLWHFVEEVEHRSSALIIYNGLVDDPWYRMRVAPSIFKHVMDCVRMACNGFNKHLPLEVRKVDALSAFALERRKNTILKRLGRIPDFGPFTSAFHDLPVREQLVALSGIVRSQIPGHNPENEKLPALAAEWFERYDAGYDVTHWYTAGKQSAHV
- a CDS encoding cysteine hydrolase family protein, coding for MTRPTLRELSSLPVEPVRLADSALVLIDCQNTYTQGVMELEGVQDALDEAAALLDRARTAGIPVIHIQHDDGPGSLYDIGGESGAIVDRVAPRGDEPVIVKQYPNSFVQTDLDERLKALGASNLVLAGFMTHMCVNSTARGAFSLGYAPTVVAAATATRTLAGPDGQAVPAAALQAASLAGLADLVAVVAPNVAAIPD